The stretch of DNA AAGTCCTGCGGATTCCATTACGCTAACATAGAGTAAACGGAAGACTACGGTGAATTTCCCAAGGAACCTTTGTGCAACGGGTGATCGATAATGGAAAGACGACATTTTGTCCAAACCGCTGTCGCCACAGGACTGGGAACTGGTGCAGCAGTCGTTACTTCGAACGATACAGTGGCTTCTCCGCAGGTCCGCAGCAGGCCGAAGTATCGTGCCGGAATCATAGGACTGGGGTGGATGGGACTGCTTTATGATCTGGCAGAGCGTATCCCGGACCGTTTTGACATCGACGATGTCAACCGCCCGACCCCCAAACTAAATGTCCACCGCCAGTTCCATTACCACACACATCCCGGAAATGAGGGACTTCCCACTTCCTATGCTGAAGCGCTGTGGGACAGGCCCGAAGTCGAGCTGGTCGCCGGCGGCGAACGGGACAAACAACGACTCAAAGTATTCGGTGATCGTTACGGCATCAAGGCTCTGTACACCGACGGCGTCGAAATGATGCGCAAAGAAAAACTCGACATTGTGGCCATCTGTACAAACACAAGAGGTCGCGCTTTTCTCACCGTTAAAGCGGCCGAACTTGGTGTCAAAGCCATTCTCACTGAAAAGCCGATGGCCAATACCCTCGACGAGGCGGATGCGATGGCCAGAAGCTGCGCCGATCGTGGGATTCCGCTGTGCTGTGGTTCTATTACGACGACACACCCGTCGTTTGCCAATGCGAAAGAACTGGTCCAGGGCGGTGTCATCGGGGACGTCCTGTCAATTGAAGCGTCGGGGCCCTCTGCACAGCACCAGAACTGGTCTTACTTCCTCGACAGTGCACCGGCATGGGTCGTTGGCATCGGCGATTTACCTCGGCGCAAGTCCGGCAGCGATGAATTTACCGGACAGGGAGTGATGTCCACAGAGGACGGCCAAATGG from Fuerstiella sp. encodes:
- a CDS encoding Gfo/Idh/MocA family oxidoreductase, with the translated sequence MERRHFVQTAVATGLGTGAAVVTSNDTVASPQVRSRPKYRAGIIGLGWMGLLYDLAERIPDRFDIDDVNRPTPKLNVHRQFHYHTHPGNEGLPTSYAEALWDRPEVELVAGGERDKQRLKVFGDRYGIKALYTDGVEMMRKEKLDIVAICTNTRGRAFLTVKAAELGVKAILTEKPMANTLDEADAMARSCADRGIPLCCGSITTTHPSFANAKELVQGGVIGDVLSIEASGPSAQHQNWSYFLDSAPAWVVGIGDLPRRKSGSDEFTGQGVMSTEDGQMVHFLKGAPGIRLSGSQGEMTFDYNNAWQLWQDVETQGGKRRVQVSWPEPQFVPPYGAVYCLADILDCLENKLDEPKNSGRRVAVALEVEIAMKQSAKQGGKRIELPLTDRSLGLNYDWFR